The sequence ATCATCTCCGCGATTCTCGGGTCACTATCCGTTTTACTCATATCTCGCGTCGTATCCAAAGAAAACGGCGGCACAGGCTCATTCCTTACAATAGTCTTCACATAAGCCTGGAATCTTTCAACGTTAATTAAATCTGTTTCGTTAAATACAGGCGTAAATTCGTGCTGCAAGTAATTCGCGTCGGTTACACCAATTCTAAAACTCATAATCGTACCCACGTTACCAAAAATTGCGTTTTTAACTTCTTCTTCGATCTGACCGATAAACTGATTGGCAACAATAAGGTTCAGGTGGAATTTTCGAGCCTCTGCCAAAATGTCGGCAAAAGTTTCTGTCGCAAAGTTCTGGAACTCGTCAACGTACAGGAAAAAGTCGGGCCTTTGGTCTTCCGGCACATCCTGGCGTGACATAGCGGCAACCAGGATTTTCGGCACCAGAACTAGACCCAAGAAGTTCGAATTCTCCTCCCCCATTCTTCCTTTTGAAAGGTTAACGAGAAGAATTTTTCTATTGTCCATTACATCACGAAGGGAAAACGCGCTTTTTGATTGCCCGATAATGTTTCTCATCATTCTGTCTGTAACGAATCTGCCAAACTTGGAAACGATGTAGTCTAACACCTCGGATTTGTGGAAGTCCGTAGTCTGCGCGATCTGATCCGTCCAGTAGCGTCTGACTACCGGGTCTTCGACCTTAGGTAACAACTCTTGCACGAACCGCGCATCAGTCAAAATCCTCACGATCTCAACAAACGTATTTCCAGGTTCACACATAACGGTAAGCATCGCGTTTCTAATCGCGTGCTCAAACCTCGGACCGATAATACCCGTCTTGTGAGGATCATAAAGTTTGTACATCAAACCAACGATATTGCTTGCGATAAAGTGCTTTTCCTGCTCGCTCGAAGCTTCTAACATGTTCATTCCAAGCGGTCTTTCGGTGTCTGCCGGGTTAAAGTAAATAACATCTTCCGCTCTCTCCGGCGGAATTTGTGAAAGTAAATCCTCCGCCGCGTCTCCGTGAGGATCGATAAACGCCACACCGTGACCAGCTTTAATATCCTGCATCGCCAAATACTTCAACGTCTCGGTCTTTCCGGTTCCGGTTTTTCCGATGATGTACATATGTCTTCGCCTGTCATCATCGCTAATAAAGACTTCCTTCGTGGTCCCCCTGTAAACACTCTTTCCAAGATGAAGCCCAGAAGCCGGAATTTGCGCTGGAGCTGGCGCACGTTTGGCATTTACCCAGAAAATTCCTGGTGTCTCAACGGCCTTATTTGGCAAGTGGAAAAGTGTTGCCAACTCTTCCGAATTCAAGAGACCCAATTTGCCCATTAACGGTTGATACCTGTAAACAAAATCGATAAGAAATTGCTTTTTAAATCTGATTTTGGCGCCAGTGAAACCGTTGTATTCCGAACTAAACTGCGCAAACGTCGATTTAATATTATCCAAATGAACTTTTGCTTCAGCTTCAGTCTTAGCAGAAACTACAATTCTGACCAGAACCTCAAATCCTGGTTTTGAAACCTTATTTTCGACTGCTTCCATCTTCTTAGGGTCTGGAACACTTTTGCCTTCACTTTTAAGTTCAGCCTGTTTGGTTTTGGAGACAAACTTTTTGCCCGCAGCTTTCCACTTTCCTGCAGCAGGAACAGCTATTATCTGAATTGCGGCACCCTCACCCGGGTTCATCTTCGCAAGAGCAGAAGTAATTTGCGCCAAAGGGTCTGTAACCAAATCCTTGTAAGTTTTAATAGGATAATAGCTCGAACTCTTAAGCTTCAGCGCAGCGTACGCAAGCTTTCCTTCTTCGGAAAATATATTGTATTCCTCGACTTCTCTTACGTCGGCACCCGGATACGCTCCATGAATTTGTTTCTCGACCAAATCCTGCAGCGATTTTGGACACGAAATATAAAATTTCATTTCCTCCGGCAGCGCTACAATTTCAAAAGAAAAATGGTCTTGAGGCTTCAAAAAAGAGAAATTCCCCCCTTTATAAATAGAGGCAAGAGAAGAAAACATTTGCTCGGCAGCATCAATTTTGGTTTCGTTGTCGCGAGGCACGGCAACCTGCAGCAAAACGAAGTCTAAAGATTTCGCTTCCCTATCTTTATTCCTCATCCAAATAATCCAGGCCCAGGCTATTAAAAACGTAATCCCGCCCAAAACAACCAAAATAAGCGCCAAAAACCCTAGGGCGCTTAGAAATAATTGAAAAGCTCCCGTTGCGTCTATTTGTCCTAACGAAGTTGATCCTTCATCAATCGGCATTTTTTACTCCTTCTTGTCCTCCGAAGCTTTAGCGACGGAGGATCTAAATACTATTTTCATGGCGTGTTTGTGTGCCATCTTAATTAATCTGCCTATCATTATCCCAAGCGCCGCAAGACTAGAAACTCCGATAATAGATTTATCACTAACACTTCCGACGACTTTAGTTTTCTTACCTTCCTGGTATTCATTTTCGCTAAAATTTAAGTTCAGAGTTGAACCTTGCCTGACAACATCGTTCGCTTCCTCAGTTGGATTCACTACCCCCATTTCCTTAACCTCCGGGGAAAGTTCCGGATCAAAATCAGCAGCTTTCGCTTCTGGGACCGTACTCAAAACCTTTTCCAGCGCTTCTTTGTCCTGAGCCTCCGAAACGCTCTTTATCTCAGAAATCATCGCGGCTTCCTCTTCTCTTTGCGCTTGCGTTGGTTCTTGCTCTTTATTGCCGGAAGAACCCACAGGCCCAATGCTATCATCAGGAAGATCGGCTGGTGGACTATTAATACCTCCAGGTTGAGGTGCATCATCGGCAACAGACATCGTGCTGTAATTTTAGCAGAAATTGGAACCTAGTTGGAACGCAAGAGTCAGCGGGATCGAGACGATTTTTTTACGAACACAAAATCATAAACAAATCCCATCAAACTACCAGTTAAAGGACCTATTATCCATACAACCAGTGCGCCGTAGGACCCGGAAATCAAAGATGCCCCAATTACTTTAGCCGGGTTTAAAACACCTCCGGAAATTGGACTTGCGACAAGAAAGGAACAAAGAACAGTAAACCCGACAACTAACGGCCCAAAACTAACCGGGCCACGCCTATCCACTAAAGTTGCAAAGTATCCAAAGACCAATATCGCGGTAAGCACTGCTTCAACGATAACCGCAAGTTGCATACTCACGCCACCGCCTGTAACTTGCGCACCTAAAGAAAATTTCAATCCTTCTTGCCCAAAAATTAAAAATAGCAACAGGGCTGCGAGTAATCCTCCAGTAACTTGAGCGAGAATGTAAATTACTGCGGAAACTCCGTTTATCTTTCTTGTAAGCCAAAGTGCAAGTGTAATTGCGGGATTCAAATGTCCACCCGAGAGATGAACCGTCCCAAAAACCATGGCAGTATACACAAAGCCTGTCGCGATCGCAACCCCAACCACGCCTAATTCTCCATAGAAAATGTTCACGAGTACCGCAAGGAGCGAAACGAACACAAAAACAAAAGTTCCGATTCCCTCCGCGACATAAGCGCGCCAATTTGCTTGCGGTTCTTTAAATAGTTTATAAGCCACAAACAAATTAGATCATCAACAAGAAGGTATTGTCAATTCATCTTTGCCTCAAAAGTATATAATTGTACATTAAGTTTTAAATGAGAATCGCACAGCTATCTCCGCTAATTGAAAGCGTACCCCCTAGAAGATACGGCGGTACGGAAAGAGTAGTCCATCTTCTAACTGAAGAACTCGTAAAACGTGGCCACGATGTTACCCTTTTTGCGAGCGGCGACTCCCAAACTTCAGCCAAACTCGTCGCAACCAGCCCACATTCTTTGCGCCAAATGTACACTGCCGACGAGAAACCTTTCACAATGTTAAACGTCGCCAAAGCTTACAAAAACGCGGGCGATTTCGACATCATCCACAACCATCTCGATTTCTTCCCTCTCCCAACGGCCTACTTTTCGAAAACTCCGACTGTTACCACTCTTCACGGCGCTTTCAATACCGAAAACCGAGTTATCTTCGAAGAATATCCAAAACTCCCATACGTTTCCATTTCCCGCGCTCAAAGGGTTAACGGTCCTCCTCTTAAATGGGTTGCCAACATATACCACGGAATCGATGTCAAAAAATTCCCTTTTGGTCCTAAACCAAAAGATTATCTCCTTTTTGTGGGTAGAATGTCCCTAGAAAAAGGCGCCCACATTGCAATCGACATCGCAAACGCTGTTGGAAAAGAGTTAATCATGGCCGCAAAACTCGACAAGATAGACTTTGACTACTTCAATAAATACGTCGCCCCCCGTCTCTCCTCAAGCAACGTCAGATGGTTGGGCGAAGTCGAAGAAAACGAAAGAAATAAACTGATGTCAGAAGCTCTTTGCCTACTCCATCCAGTAACCTGGAGAGAACCATTCGGCTTGACCTTAATAGAGGCAATGGCCACCGGTTGTCCTGTTATTGCTTACAAACGCGGTTCAATTCCCGAAATAATCGTTAACAAAAAAACCGGCTTTATCGTCGAGAAAGAAAAAGAAATGATAAAAGCTATCAGAAACGTAAAATCAATCAAAAGAAGAGATTGCCGCAGCCACGTCGAGAAAAAATTCAGCATCAAGAAAATGGTCGACTCTTACGAAAATCTATACACAAAGCTAGTTGAGAAAAATAAAAAAAGAAACAAAACCCTCTAAAGCTTACTCCGAAGTATTTTCTGGTCCTCGGTTGCGGTACGTTTTAATAAACTCTTCAATCCTGACATAATCCGGCTCCTCCATCTTAAGAAGTCTTCCCCAAGCGGCTACTACGATTTTTGAATCATTAACCTCTCTTGGCGTCATAATCATTTTCCAGTCATCCTTGTTAACGATTTCTTTCAGCTTGTTCAAAACATCAGCAGAGATTTCCTTCTTATAAGAAATCCAGATATTGCCATGTTCCAAGTTATGAACCACTCTCTCGTCAGGAAGTTCAGTTTCGTAAATACCATTTTTGGCAGGAGTAGACCAATGTTGGCCTGACGTTGGAGGGTTAGAATTGTAATCGGCAGATTTTGTTGCTTCTGAAATATGTTCTCTTCCTGCTATCGGAAAAACTTGCACTCCTTCAACTTCCTTAGAAACCTCAGCCGGTTTCAATTCATCATTGGTGTTTGTGGAGTTTTTCGAAAAAAACCAGATTCCTATAACTAAAATCACCAGAGTCGGCAATATAAACCAGACGGCTATCGG is a genomic window of Candidatus Curtissbacteria bacterium containing:
- a CDS encoding aquaporin codes for the protein MAYKLFKEPQANWRAYVAEGIGTFVFVFVSLLAVLVNIFYGELGVVGVAIATGFVYTAMVFGTVHLSGGHLNPAITLALWLTRKINGVSAVIYILAQVTGGLLAALLLFLIFGQEGLKFSLGAQVTGGGVSMQLAVIVEAVLTAILVFGYFATLVDRRGPVSFGPLVVGFTVLCSFLVASPISGGVLNPAKVIGASLISGSYGALVVWIIGPLTGSLMGFVYDFVFVKKSSRSR
- a CDS encoding DUF3105 domain-containing protein; this encodes MRRVPIAVWFILPTLVILVIGIWFFSKNSTNTNDELKPAEVSKEVEGVQVFPIAGREHISEATKSADYNSNPPTSGQHWSTPAKNGIYETELPDERVVHNLEHGNIWISYKKEISADVLNKLKEIVNKDDWKMIMTPREVNDSKIVVAAWGRLLKMEEPDYVRIEEFIKTYRNRGPENTSE
- a CDS encoding glycosyltransferase family 4 protein; amino-acid sequence: MRIAQLSPLIESVPPRRYGGTERVVHLLTEELVKRGHDVTLFASGDSQTSAKLVATSPHSLRQMYTADEKPFTMLNVAKAYKNAGDFDIIHNHLDFFPLPTAYFSKTPTVTTLHGAFNTENRVIFEEYPKLPYVSISRAQRVNGPPLKWVANIYHGIDVKKFPFGPKPKDYLLFVGRMSLEKGAHIAIDIANAVGKELIMAAKLDKIDFDYFNKYVAPRLSSSNVRWLGEVEENERNKLMSEALCLLHPVTWREPFGLTLIEAMATGCPVIAYKRGSIPEIIVNKKTGFIVEKEKEMIKAIRNVKSIKRRDCRSHVEKKFSIKKMVDSYENLYTKLVEKNKKRNKTL
- a CDS encoding type IV secretion system DNA-binding domain-containing protein; its protein translation is MPIDEGSTSLGQIDATGAFQLFLSALGFLALILVVLGGITFLIAWAWIIWMRNKDREAKSLDFVLLQVAVPRDNETKIDAAEQMFSSLASIYKGGNFSFLKPQDHFSFEIVALPEEMKFYISCPKSLQDLVEKQIHGAYPGADVREVEEYNIFSEEGKLAYAALKLKSSSYYPIKTYKDLVTDPLAQITSALAKMNPGEGAAIQIIAVPAAGKWKAAGKKFVSKTKQAELKSEGKSVPDPKKMEAVENKVSKPGFEVLVRIVVSAKTEAEAKVHLDNIKSTFAQFSSEYNGFTGAKIRFKKQFLIDFVYRYQPLMGKLGLLNSEELATLFHLPNKAVETPGIFWVNAKRAPAPAQIPASGLHLGKSVYRGTTKEVFISDDDRRRHMYIIGKTGTGKTETLKYLAMQDIKAGHGVAFIDPHGDAAEDLLSQIPPERAEDVIYFNPADTERPLGMNMLEASSEQEKHFIASNIVGLMYKLYDPHKTGIIGPRFEHAIRNAMLTVMCEPGNTFVEIVRILTDARFVQELLPKVEDPVVRRYWTDQIAQTTDFHKSEVLDYIVSKFGRFVTDRMMRNIIGQSKSAFSLRDVMDNRKILLVNLSKGRMGEENSNFLGLVLVPKILVAAMSRQDVPEDQRPDFFLYVDEFQNFATETFADILAEARKFHLNLIVANQFIGQIEEEVKNAIFGNVGTIMSFRIGVTDANYLQHEFTPVFNETDLINVERFQAYVKTIVRNEPVPPFSLDTTRDMSKTDSDPRIAEM